One window of Peteryoungia desertarenae genomic DNA carries:
- a CDS encoding glycosyltransferase family 4 protein — MPRLTIITDAWHPQVNGVVRSIENTNRELKSMGVEVSMVTPEPFSSIPMPTYPEIRLSLATPGQVGRLIQGQRPDYVHIATEGPLGLLARRWCLRNGQPFSTSYHTRFPEYVAARLPVPLSWLYAYVRWFHNRGGACMVATESLRQEMAAHGLKNLCLWSRGIDTERFHPRAKSDKPFGLPRPIFMTIGRVAVEKNLPAFLDLNLPGSKVVVGDGPARAELEARYPDVVFTGVKHGEELASAYAEADVFVFPSKTDTFGNTILEAMASGVPVAAFPVTGPVDIIPRGSKAGALHENLATACLEALKCSKEAARELAESFSWRAASQQFFDNVVEAKEQRRRRGLRQRFGIRPAETDKLRRQGADQSRDQSEATA; from the coding sequence ATGCCCAGACTGACAATCATCACTGACGCGTGGCATCCCCAGGTGAATGGGGTAGTTCGCTCGATTGAGAACACCAATCGAGAATTGAAATCCATGGGTGTCGAGGTCTCGATGGTGACGCCGGAGCCGTTTTCCAGCATTCCAATGCCAACCTATCCCGAGATCCGGCTGTCGCTTGCCACTCCCGGACAGGTGGGCCGACTAATCCAAGGGCAGAGGCCGGACTACGTTCACATTGCCACAGAGGGGCCGCTGGGCTTGCTCGCGAGGCGCTGGTGCCTGCGCAACGGTCAGCCTTTCTCCACCAGCTATCATACCCGCTTCCCGGAATATGTGGCGGCTCGTTTGCCGGTGCCGCTGTCCTGGCTTTACGCCTATGTCCGCTGGTTTCACAATCGCGGTGGAGCCTGCATGGTGGCGACGGAAAGTCTGCGGCAGGAGATGGCAGCACACGGTCTGAAGAACCTTTGCCTCTGGAGCCGTGGGATAGACACCGAACGCTTTCATCCGCGCGCAAAATCAGACAAGCCCTTCGGCCTTCCCCGCCCGATCTTCATGACGATCGGTCGCGTGGCGGTGGAGAAGAACCTGCCAGCCTTTCTTGACCTGAATCTGCCAGGATCAAAGGTGGTGGTGGGAGATGGCCCCGCACGCGCTGAACTGGAAGCCCGCTATCCGGACGTAGTTTTCACCGGCGTCAAGCATGGCGAGGAACTTGCCTCGGCTTATGCAGAAGCCGATGTCTTCGTCTTCCCATCGAAAACAGACACATTCGGCAATACGATACTCGAGGCCATGGCCTCGGGCGTCCCGGTTGCAGCATTTCCAGTCACCGGTCCGGTCGACATCATACCGAGAGGATCAAAGGCCGGCGCTTTGCACGAAAATCTTGCAACAGCCTGTCTGGAAGCTCTCAAGTGCTCGAAAGAAGCCGCCCGCGAATTGGCGGAAAGCTTCTCCTGGAGAGCGGCAAGCCAGCAATTCTTCGACAATGTGGTGGAAGCCAAGGAACAGCGGCGCAGACGTGGTCTCAGGCAGCGTTTTGGCATTCGTCCCGCGGAAACGGATAAGCTCCGGAGACAGGGTGCTGATCAGTCACGTGATCAGAGCGAAGCTACGGCTTAG
- a CDS encoding NnrU family protein, giving the protein MTLLIVGIILFLATHMVRVVAPGFRNQMIVRFGEGGWKGIYSGLSAVTLAILVWGYAVAPTVNIWFPPTWTGHLTTTIMIFAMICLVAAFLPAGHIAVKTKHPMVLSVKIWAFAHLIANGDVASVLLFVAFLAWGVILRINLKRRQAAGDAKLRPFVSAKHDVMAVVIGLVAWAAITMWLHKIVIGVAPIVVN; this is encoded by the coding sequence ATTGTCGGCATCATTCTGTTTCTCGCTACCCACATGGTTCGGGTGGTGGCTCCAGGTTTTCGCAACCAGATGATCGTTCGTTTTGGAGAGGGGGGCTGGAAAGGCATTTACTCCGGTCTCAGTGCAGTAACCCTTGCAATCCTCGTCTGGGGTTATGCTGTCGCTCCGACGGTCAATATCTGGTTCCCGCCAACATGGACGGGTCATCTGACGACGACGATCATGATCTTCGCGATGATCTGTCTTGTCGCTGCTTTCCTGCCTGCCGGCCACATCGCCGTGAAGACGAAGCACCCCATGGTGCTCTCGGTGAAGATCTGGGCCTTTGCCCATCTGATCGCCAATGGTGACGTGGCGTCTGTCCTTCTGTTCGTTGCCTTTCTGGCATGGGGTGTGATCTTGAGGATCAATCTCAAGCGGCGCCAGGCCGCAGGCGACGCTAAGCTCCGTCCATTCGTTTCAGCCAAACATGACGTGATGGCGGTCGTCATTGGACTGGTTGCCTGGGCGGCAATTACGATGTGGCTCCACAAGATCGTGATCGGAGTTGCGCCGATCGTGGTGAACTGA
- a CDS encoding tetratricopeptide repeat protein: MVDNNDSFIREVNEELRSDQFRSAWKRYGYAVIAVAVLIVVGTAGHRLWNHFDTTRASDAGDRFLAALTLADQGRMDEAAQALAALETDGYGSYAVLARLRGASIAAEQGNPDAAVQDFNAIGSDTAVPEAVRNVAKMRAAWLLIDHGTYEQVSAAVEAMATPTNAMRHSAREALGLAAYKAEDMVRAREWFEQIVEDAEAPRNVSDRAQMLLDNITASGKAD, encoded by the coding sequence ATGGTTGACAACAACGACAGCTTTATTCGCGAAGTCAATGAGGAACTCCGTTCCGATCAGTTCCGCTCGGCGTGGAAACGCTATGGATATGCCGTCATTGCTGTTGCCGTCCTGATCGTGGTGGGTACCGCTGGCCATCGTCTTTGGAACCATTTTGACACCACTCGCGCCTCGGATGCAGGGGACCGCTTTCTTGCCGCTCTGACACTTGCCGATCAGGGTCGGATGGACGAAGCCGCTCAGGCTCTTGCCGCGCTCGAAACGGACGGATACGGTTCATACGCCGTATTGGCCAGATTGCGTGGTGCCTCTATTGCGGCCGAGCAGGGGAATCCGGATGCGGCAGTTCAGGATTTCAACGCCATTGGTTCAGATACAGCCGTTCCGGAGGCCGTGCGTAATGTTGCGAAGATGCGCGCTGCCTGGCTGTTGATCGACCATGGGACCTATGAGCAGGTTTCGGCGGCCGTCGAAGCGATGGCGACCCCGACCAACGCCATGCGCCATTCGGCGCGTGAGGCGCTTGGTCTTGCTGCATATAAGGCCGAAGACATGGTCCGTGCACGCGAATGGTTTGAGCAGATTGTAGAGGACGCGGAAGCTCCGCGGAATGTCTCTGACCGTGCTCAGATGCTTCTCGATAACATTACAGCTTCCGGCAAGGCCGATTGA
- the der gene encoding ribosome biogenesis GTPase Der produces MSFTVAIVGRPNVGKSTLFNRLVGKKLALVDDTPGVTRDRRPGEAKLVDLRFRIIDTAGLEAAGPDTLEGRMRAQTEAAIDEADLSLFVVDAKYGLTPVDQSLAEMLRRRGKPVVLVANKSEAKGSDGGFYDAYTLGLGEPVPISAEHGQGMIDLRDAIVEAIGEERAFPEPEDVAETDVVLPQGDAEGDEDGEAEPEYDESKPLRVAIVGRPNAGKSTLINRFLGEDRLLTGPEAGITRDSISVEWDWRGRTIKMFDTAGMRRKARVQEKLEKLSVADTLRAVRFAETVVIVFDATIPFEKQDLQIVDFVLREGRAAVLAFNKWDLVEDPQAVLADLREKTERLLPQARGIRAVPISGQTGYGLDKLMQNIVDTDKVWNKRISTAKLNRWLDAVTTQHPPPAVSGRRLKLKYMTQVKARPPAFMISCTRPDALPESYVRYLSNGLRTDFQMPGVPIRIHFKAGENPFENRKKKH; encoded by the coding sequence ATGAGTTTTACTGTTGCCATCGTTGGCCGCCCGAATGTCGGCAAGTCCACGCTTTTCAACCGGCTGGTTGGCAAGAAGCTTGCGCTTGTCGATGATACGCCGGGCGTAACCCGCGACCGTCGTCCGGGCGAGGCCAAGCTCGTGGACCTTCGCTTTCGCATCATTGATACGGCTGGCCTCGAAGCGGCAGGTCCGGACACGCTGGAGGGCCGGATGCGTGCCCAGACGGAAGCGGCGATTGATGAGGCAGATCTCTCGCTCTTTGTCGTTGACGCCAAATATGGCCTGACGCCGGTTGACCAATCACTGGCAGAAATGCTGCGTCGTCGCGGCAAGCCGGTGGTACTGGTCGCCAATAAATCGGAAGCCAAGGGTTCCGATGGAGGGTTCTACGATGCCTATACGCTTGGCCTCGGTGAACCGGTTCCAATCTCTGCCGAGCACGGGCAGGGCATGATCGACCTGCGCGATGCGATCGTTGAAGCAATCGGCGAGGAGCGTGCCTTCCCCGAGCCGGAGGATGTTGCCGAGACCGATGTTGTCTTGCCGCAGGGCGATGCCGAAGGCGATGAGGATGGTGAGGCGGAGCCGGAATATGACGAGAGCAAGCCGCTCCGGGTTGCGATTGTCGGTCGTCCCAATGCCGGTAAGTCCACCCTGATCAATCGCTTCCTTGGTGAGGATCGACTGCTGACCGGGCCTGAGGCCGGTATCACGCGCGATTCCATCTCCGTTGAATGGGACTGGCGCGGACGTACGATCAAGATGTTCGACACTGCCGGAATGCGGCGCAAGGCACGCGTTCAGGAGAAGCTGGAGAAACTATCCGTTGCCGATACGCTTCGCGCTGTCCGGTTTGCGGAAACAGTCGTTATCGTCTTCGATGCGACCATCCCTTTCGAGAAGCAGGATCTACAGATCGTGGATTTCGTGTTGCGTGAGGGACGCGCGGCCGTTCTTGCCTTCAACAAGTGGGATCTCGTCGAGGACCCGCAGGCGGTGCTGGCGGATCTGCGCGAAAAGACCGAGCGATTGTTGCCGCAGGCACGTGGTATTCGCGCGGTGCCGATCTCCGGCCAGACCGGATATGGCCTCGACAAGCTGATGCAGAACATTGTCGACACCGACAAGGTGTGGAACAAACGCATCTCGACCGCCAAGCTCAATCGCTGGCTCGATGCTGTCACCACCCAACATCCGCCGCCGGCGGTTTCGGGCCGTCGCCTGAAGCTCAAATACATGACACAGGTCAAGGCTCGTCCGCCGGCCTTCATGATTTCCTGCACGCGTCCGGATGCGCTTCCAGAAAGCTATGTCCGCTATTTGAGCAATGGCCTCCGGACGGATTTCCAGATGCCTGGTGTTCCGATCCGCATCCATTTCAAGGCTGGTGAAAACCCGTTCGAGAACAGGAAGAAGAAGCACTAA